Proteins found in one Labrus bergylta chromosome 8, fLabBer1.1, whole genome shotgun sequence genomic segment:
- the sult2st3 gene encoding sulfotransferase 2B1, translating into MSSDEMYLLYHGLLLPKETHSLESLKFAQEFTFKDDDVVAVVYPKSGTVWMQEVLPLLLNGGDLTPIQTIPNWDRVPWLEEKRLEAVVDKMASPRAMVSHLPYHLMPPSFHTSKAKVIYVMRNPKDVLVSSFYFHQMAGFLSDPGTFDEFMNTFLEGRVFFGKWTDHLKSWKHSELGDRIMFITYEEMVQDLPAALKRMSDFLGRDLSEETIQKISHHCSFKTMKSNSMSNFSLVPKVYLDSDKSQFLRKGVVGDWKNHFSSEQLARFRSVIHKELQDESFTLPWSLD; encoded by the exons ATGTCTTCCGATGAGATGTATCTGCTCTACCATGGACTTCTGCTCCCCAAAGAGACTCACTCCTTGGAAAGTTTAAAGTTTGCGCAGGAGTTTACGTTTAAAGACGATGACGTCGTGGCTGTCGTGTATCCAAAGTCAG GGACAGTCTGGATGCAGGAAGTCCTCCCTCTGTTGCTCAATGGAGGAGATCTGACTCCGATACAAACCATTCCTAACTGGGACAGGGTCCCCTggctggaggagaaaagatTAGAAGCGGTTGTAGATAAGATGGCTTCTCCACGGGCGATGGTCTCACATTTGCCCTACCACCTCATGCCCCCGTCATTCCACACCTCCAAAGCCAAG GTGATCTATGTTATGAGGAACCCCAAAGACGTCTTGGTGTCTTCGTTTTACTTTCATCAAATGGCTGGATTCCTTTCAGATCCAGGAACATTCGATGAGTTCATGAACACATTCCTCGAGGGAAGAG TGTTCTTTGGAAAATGGACCGACCATCTGAAGAGCTGGAAACACTCCGAACTGGGAGACAGAATAATGTTCATCACGTATGAAGAGATGGTTCAG GACCTTCCGGCAGCTCTCAAGAGGATGTCAGATTTCCTGGGTCGGGATCTGAGTGAGGAAACCATCCAGAAGATATCACATCACTGTTCCTTTAAGACCATGAAGTCCAACAGCATGTCCAACTTCTCCCTGGTTCCTAAGGTGTACCTGGACAGCGACAAATCTCAATTCCTAAGAAAAG gtGTTGTAGGAGACTGGAAAAACCATTTCAGCTCAGAACAGCTGGCCAGATTTAGGTCAGTGATTCACAAAGAGCTGCAGGATGAGAGCTTCACTCTGCCCTGGAGTCTGGACTAA